A genomic window from Micromonospora ferruginea includes:
- a CDS encoding alpha/beta fold hydrolase, translating to MPFVTVGTENSAPIDLYYEDHGAGQPIVLIHGFPFNGATWEKMSGPLLAAGYRVITYDRRGYGSSAQPASGYDYDTFAADLDVLMTELDLRNAILVGHSMGTGEVTRYLGAYGSDRVDRAVLMAPLAPFLLKTADNPEGVEKSMFEGFQQAIIADRFAYLTQFCDAFFNASENRGKLVSDEAYHAHWQIGAQASAKGTHDSVDAWQTDFRGDLPNIDVPVLIIQGDKDNVLPYPKTGQRLVNMLSDAKLVTLKGAPHGTPWTHPTEVNNALMEFIGKPSMATA from the coding sequence ATGCCTTTCGTCACCGTCGGTACGGAGAACTCCGCACCCATCGACCTGTACTACGAGGATCACGGTGCCGGTCAGCCGATCGTGCTGATTCACGGCTTCCCGTTCAACGGGGCCACCTGGGAGAAGATGAGCGGTCCGCTGCTCGCCGCCGGGTACCGGGTGATCACGTACGACCGGCGCGGGTACGGCAGTTCCGCCCAGCCGGCGTCCGGCTACGACTACGACACGTTCGCCGCCGACCTGGACGTGTTGATGACCGAGCTGGACCTGCGCAACGCGATCCTGGTCGGGCACTCGATGGGCACCGGCGAGGTGACCCGCTACCTGGGCGCGTACGGGTCGGACCGGGTGGACCGCGCGGTGCTGATGGCCCCGTTGGCGCCGTTCCTGCTGAAGACCGCCGACAACCCTGAGGGCGTCGAGAAGAGCATGTTCGAGGGCTTCCAGCAGGCGATCATCGCCGACCGGTTCGCCTACCTGACCCAGTTCTGCGACGCGTTCTTCAACGCCAGTGAGAACCGGGGCAAGCTGGTCAGCGACGAGGCGTACCACGCGCACTGGCAGATCGGCGCGCAGGCGTCGGCTAAGGGCACCCACGACTCGGTGGACGCCTGGCAGACCGACTTCCGCGGTGACCTGCCGAACATCGACGTGCCGGTGTTGATCATCCAGGGCGACAAGGACAACGTGCTGCCGTACCCGAAGACAGGTCAGCGGCTGGTGAACATGCTGTCCGACGCCAAGCTGGTGACGTTGAAGGGTGCGCCGCACGGCACGCCGTGGACGCACCCGACCGAGGTCAACAACGCGCTCATGGAGTTCATCGGCAAGCCGAGCATGGCCACCGCCTGA
- the metG gene encoding methionine--tRNA ligase, giving the protein MSHVLAAVAWPYANGPRHIGHVSGFGVPSDVFARYMRMAGHDVLMVSGTDEHGTPIQVQADAEGVTPRELADRYNRVIAEDLRALGLSYDLFTRTTTRNHYAVVQELFTGLHRNGYIVPKVTTGAISPSTGRTLPDRYIEGTCPICGYDSARGDQCDNCGNQLDPIDLIDPKSKINGETPEFVETEHFFLDLPALADALRQWLDTREGWRPNVLRFSRNLLDDLQPRAITRDLEWGVPIPLEGWQDRSDKRIYVWFDAVIGYLSASIEWARRTGDPEAWRKWWSADGEGKDALGYYFMGKDNIVFHSVIWPALLGGYSGAGAHDGEPGELGRLNLPTEVVSSEYLTMEGRKFSSSRKVVIYVRDFLERYDADALRYFIAVAGPESNDTDFTWAEFLRRNNDELVAGWGNLVNRSVSMAAKNFGAIPPVDPAGLTDADRALLDTAKAGFAVVGDLIARHRQKQAIGEAMKVVAEANKYLSEQAPWKLKGDDDKPRMGTVLHVALQVVSDANTLLTPFLPHSAQQIHELLGGTGVHAPMPVIEEVDDLDGGPAYPVLTGDYTVGARWESVPLEAGRPLAAPKPVFRKLEPSVVDEELARLAG; this is encoded by the coding sequence ATGAGTCACGTTCTCGCCGCGGTCGCCTGGCCCTACGCCAACGGCCCGCGCCACATCGGCCACGTATCCGGATTCGGCGTTCCCTCCGACGTCTTCGCCCGGTACATGCGGATGGCCGGTCACGACGTGCTCATGGTCTCCGGCACCGACGAGCACGGCACCCCGATCCAGGTGCAGGCCGACGCCGAGGGGGTCACCCCGCGCGAGCTGGCCGACCGCTACAACCGGGTGATCGCCGAGGACCTGCGGGCGCTGGGCCTGTCGTACGACCTGTTCACCCGCACCACCACCCGCAACCACTACGCGGTGGTGCAGGAACTGTTCACCGGGCTGCACCGCAACGGCTACATCGTCCCGAAGGTCACCACCGGGGCGATCTCCCCGTCCACCGGCCGCACCCTGCCCGACCGCTACATCGAGGGCACCTGCCCGATCTGCGGCTACGACAGCGCGCGCGGCGACCAGTGCGACAACTGCGGCAACCAGCTCGACCCGATCGACCTGATCGACCCCAAGTCGAAGATCAACGGCGAGACGCCGGAGTTCGTGGAGACCGAGCACTTCTTCCTCGACCTGCCGGCCCTGGCCGACGCGCTGCGGCAGTGGCTGGACACCCGGGAGGGCTGGCGGCCCAACGTGCTCCGGTTCTCCCGCAACCTGCTCGACGACCTCCAGCCCCGGGCCATCACCCGGGACCTGGAGTGGGGCGTGCCGATCCCGCTGGAGGGCTGGCAGGACCGGTCGGACAAGCGGATCTACGTCTGGTTCGACGCGGTGATCGGCTACCTGTCCGCGTCCATCGAGTGGGCCCGGCGCACCGGTGACCCGGAGGCGTGGCGGAAGTGGTGGTCGGCGGACGGCGAGGGGAAGGACGCGCTCGGCTACTACTTCATGGGCAAGGACAACATCGTCTTCCACTCGGTGATCTGGCCGGCGCTGCTCGGCGGCTACTCCGGTGCGGGCGCCCACGACGGCGAGCCCGGCGAGCTGGGCCGGCTCAACCTGCCCACCGAGGTCGTCTCCAGCGAATACCTGACCATGGAGGGGCGGAAGTTCTCCTCTTCCCGCAAGGTGGTCATCTACGTCCGGGACTTCCTGGAGCGCTACGACGCCGACGCGCTGCGCTACTTCATCGCGGTGGCCGGCCCGGAGAGCAACGACACCGACTTCACCTGGGCCGAGTTCCTCCGCCGCAACAACGACGAGCTGGTCGCCGGTTGGGGCAACCTGGTCAACCGGTCCGTGTCGATGGCGGCGAAGAACTTCGGCGCGATCCCGCCGGTCGACCCGGCCGGGCTCACCGACGCCGACCGGGCGCTGCTGGACACCGCGAAGGCCGGCTTCGCGGTCGTCGGTGACCTGATCGCGCGGCACCGGCAGAAGCAGGCCATCGGCGAGGCCATGAAGGTGGTCGCCGAGGCCAACAAGTACCTGTCCGAGCAGGCGCCGTGGAAGCTCAAGGGCGACGACGACAAGCCGCGGATGGGCACCGTCCTGCACGTCGCGCTCCAGGTGGTCAGCGACGCCAACACGCTGCTCACCCCGTTCCTGCCGCACTCCGCGCAGCAGATCCACGAGCTGCTCGGCGGCACCGGCGTGCACGCGCCGATGCCGGTGATCGAGGAGGTCGACGACCTCGACGGCGGCCCGGCCTACCCGGTGCTCACCGGTGACTACACGGTCGGCGCGCGCTGGGAGTCCGTACCCCTGGAGGCGGGTCGGCCGCTCGCGGCGCCCAAGCCGGTGTTCCGCAAGCTCGAACCGTCCGTCGTCGACGAGGAGCTGGCCCGCCTGGCCGGCTGA
- the rsmI gene encoding 16S rRNA (cytidine(1402)-2'-O)-methyltransferase → MSEVGRLVLLGAPLGNPADASARFREVLATADVVAAEDTRRLTRLARDLDVTVPGRIVSYFEGNEERRTPELAEVLTAGYTVALVTDGGMPSVSDPGYRLVRAALEAGVPVTAAPGPSAVTTALALSGLPCDRFCFEGFLPRTPGARRSRLRALAGEERTLVLFEATHRIGGALADLAEAFGPERPAALCRELTKTYEEVVRRPLGELAEWAADNEVRGEITLVVAGASPEPAARPDDDTLRAAVDEREAAGLSRRDAITEVATAYGLRRREVYTVVHR, encoded by the coding sequence ATGTCCGAGGTGGGACGCTTGGTGCTGCTCGGTGCGCCACTGGGTAATCCGGCCGACGCGTCCGCCCGGTTCCGCGAGGTGCTCGCCACCGCCGACGTGGTCGCCGCCGAGGACACCCGGCGGCTCACCCGGCTCGCCCGCGACCTCGACGTGACCGTCCCCGGCCGGATCGTCTCCTACTTCGAGGGCAACGAGGAGCGGCGCACCCCGGAACTCGCCGAGGTGCTCACCGCCGGCTACACCGTCGCCCTGGTCACCGACGGCGGCATGCCGAGCGTCTCCGACCCCGGATACCGCCTGGTCCGGGCCGCGCTGGAGGCCGGCGTCCCGGTCACCGCCGCACCCGGACCCAGCGCGGTCACCACCGCGCTGGCGCTGTCCGGGCTGCCCTGCGACCGGTTCTGCTTCGAGGGTTTTCTGCCCCGCACCCCCGGTGCGCGCCGCTCCCGCCTGCGGGCGCTGGCCGGCGAGGAACGCACCCTGGTGCTGTTCGAGGCGACGCACCGGATCGGCGGGGCGCTGGCCGACCTGGCCGAGGCGTTCGGCCCCGAGCGGCCCGCCGCGCTCTGCCGCGAGCTGACCAAGACCTACGAGGAGGTGGTCCGCCGGCCGCTGGGCGAGCTGGCCGAATGGGCCGCCGACAACGAGGTGCGCGGCGAGATCACCCTGGTCGTGGCCGGCGCGTCACCGGAGCCGGCCGCCCGGCCGGACGACGACACGCTGCGCGCCGCAGTCGACGAGCGCGAGGCGGCCGGGCTGTCCCGGCGAGACGCGATCACCGAGGTCGCGACTGCGTACGGGCTGCGCCGCCGCGAGGTCTACACGGTCGTGCACCGCTGA
- a CDS encoding dolichyl-phosphate-mannose--protein mannosyltransferase, which translates to MTSASTAQEPSTTDPAAGSPGDDGGGGGGIPAAVRRRLATVDDQLGRGQAWFATAVVVAIAAILRFVGLSHPSGKIFDETYYAKDAYGLIDRGVEWNYKDNGPSYVVHPPLGKWLIGLGEWAFGYQDAETNISVPGHLMTTAPEFGWRFGAAVCGTLSVLLLVRIGRRMFRSTTLGCAAGLLLALDGFHLVLSRTAILDIFLLLFVLAAFGALVLDRDARRRRWANALAAGLDPSLPGRAGRPASGWRNWPWWRLAAGMLLGCACAVKWSGVYFVPAFALLVLLWEVGVRRSAGVRRPWRDAVLDELPWLLVAGVLMVVTYVATWSGWLLSDEGYYRLASRYPGVEGLSDTPFVGALINLWEYHKAAYGFHTQLDDPHKYQSWPWQWLLLGRPVAFSWSGDGSCGASSCASEVLLLGTPLLWWSFLPALAATVWLGLARRDWRAGAILLSAAAGLLPWFWFALDGRTMFSFYAAPAVPFLVLAVVYVLGAIVTPAPVTSTAAPPSAEQANDRRLVGGIIAGAYVLLVALCFGYFYPIFVGRILPYADWSARMWLDGRWI; encoded by the coding sequence GTGACGAGTGCGTCGACAGCACAGGAGCCCTCCACCACCGACCCGGCGGCCGGTTCGCCGGGCGACGACGGCGGGGGCGGCGGTGGGATCCCGGCCGCGGTCCGGCGCCGGCTCGCCACCGTCGACGACCAGCTCGGCCGAGGTCAGGCGTGGTTCGCCACCGCCGTCGTGGTGGCGATCGCCGCGATCCTGCGCTTCGTCGGGCTGAGCCATCCGTCCGGCAAGATCTTCGACGAGACCTACTACGCCAAGGACGCCTACGGGCTGATCGACCGCGGCGTCGAGTGGAACTACAAGGACAACGGCCCGTCGTACGTGGTCCACCCGCCGCTGGGCAAGTGGCTGATCGGGCTCGGCGAGTGGGCCTTCGGCTACCAGGACGCCGAGACCAACATCTCGGTGCCCGGGCACCTGATGACCACCGCGCCGGAGTTCGGCTGGCGCTTCGGCGCGGCGGTCTGCGGCACGCTGTCGGTGCTGCTGCTGGTGCGCATCGGCCGACGGATGTTCCGCTCGACCACGCTGGGTTGCGCGGCCGGCCTGCTGCTCGCGTTGGACGGCTTCCACCTGGTGCTGTCCCGCACGGCGATCCTCGACATCTTCCTGCTGCTGTTCGTGTTGGCCGCGTTCGGCGCGCTGGTGCTCGACCGGGACGCCCGGCGGCGGCGCTGGGCGAACGCGCTGGCGGCCGGGCTCGACCCGTCGCTGCCGGGGCGCGCCGGTCGGCCGGCGTCGGGCTGGCGGAACTGGCCGTGGTGGCGGCTGGCCGCCGGGATGCTGCTCGGCTGCGCCTGCGCGGTGAAGTGGAGCGGCGTCTACTTCGTACCGGCGTTCGCGCTGCTGGTGCTGCTCTGGGAGGTCGGCGTCCGGCGCTCGGCCGGGGTCCGCCGGCCGTGGCGCGACGCCGTGCTCGACGAGTTGCCGTGGCTGCTCGTGGCCGGCGTGCTGATGGTGGTCACCTACGTCGCCACCTGGTCGGGCTGGCTGCTCAGCGACGAGGGCTACTACCGCCTGGCCAGCCGCTACCCGGGCGTCGAGGGGTTGAGCGACACCCCGTTCGTCGGCGCGCTCATCAACCTGTGGGAATACCACAAGGCCGCGTACGGCTTCCACACCCAGCTCGACGACCCGCACAAGTACCAGTCCTGGCCGTGGCAGTGGCTGCTGCTGGGCCGGCCGGTCGCGTTCTCCTGGTCCGGCGACGGGAGCTGCGGCGCGTCGAGCTGCGCCTCCGAGGTGCTGCTGCTGGGCACCCCGCTGCTGTGGTGGTCGTTCCTGCCGGCGCTCGCCGCGACGGTCTGGCTGGGCCTGGCCCGGCGTGACTGGCGGGCCGGCGCGATCCTGCTGAGCGCCGCCGCCGGCCTGCTGCCCTGGTTCTGGTTCGCCCTCGACGGCCGGACGATGTTCTCCTTCTACGCCGCGCCGGCGGTGCCGTTCCTGGTGCTCGCCGTGGTCTACGTGCTCGGCGCGATCGTCACGCCCGCGCCGGTCACTTCGACGGCGGCGCCGCCGAGCGCCGAGCAGGCCAACGACCGTCGCCTGGTCGGCGGCATCATCGCGGGCGCCTATGTGCTGCTGGTGGCGCTCTGCTTCGGCTACTTCTATCCGATCTTCGTGGGCCGGATCCTGCCGTACGCGGACTGGTCCGCCCGGATGTGGCTGGACGGCCGCTGGATCTGA